The Lactobacillus sp. ESL0680 DNA segment TGAGAGATACGTACCCGTACCGCAAACCGACACAGGTAGTCGAGTGGAGAACACTAAGGTGAGCGAGAGAACTCTCGTTAAGGAACTCGGCAAAATCGCCCCGTAACTTCGGAAGAAGGGGTGCTGGTGTAACAGCCAGCCGCAGTGAATAGGCCCAAACAACTGTTTATCAAAAACACAGGTATCTGCAAAGTCGTAAGACGACGTATAGGTGCTGACACCTGCCCGGTGCTGGAAGGTTAAGGAGAGAGCTTAGTCATTAAGACGAAGGTTCGAACTGAAGCCCCAGTAAACGGCGGCCGTAACTATAACGGTCCTAAGGTAGCGAAATTCCTTGTCGGGTAAGTTCCGACCTGCACGAAAGGTGTAATGATTTGGGCACTGTCTCAACGAGAGACTCGGTGAAATTATAATACCCGTGAAGATGCGGGTTACCCGCGACAGGACGGAAAGACCCCATGGAGCTTTACTGCAATTTGATATTGGGTAGCTGTTAAACATGTACAGGATAGGTAGGAGCCAGAGAAGATAGGACGCTAGTCTTATTGGAGGCAATGTTGGGATACTACCCTTGTTTGATGGCTACTCTAACTAGTATCTCTAAGCGAGATATAGGACAGTGTCAGATGGGCAGTTTGACTGGGGCGGTCGCCTCCTAAAGAGTAACGGAGGCGCCCAAAGGTTCCCTCAGAATGGTTGGAAATCATTCACAGAGTGTAAAGGTATAAGGGAGCTTGACTGCGAGAGAGACAACTCGAGCAGGGACGAAAGTCGGGCTTAGTGATCTGGTGGTACCGCATGGAAGGGCCATCACTCAACGGATAAAAGCTACCCTGGGGATAACAGGCTTATCTCCCCAAGAGTTCACATCGACGGGGAGGTTTGGCACCTCGATGTCGGCTCGTCGCATCCTGGGGCTGAAGTTGGTCCCAAGGGTTGGGCTGTTCGCCCATTAAAGCGGCACGCGAGCTGGGTTCAGAACGTCGTGAGACAGTTCGGTCCCTATCCGTCGTGGGCGTTGGAAATTTGAGAGGAGCTGTCCTTAGTACGAGAGGACCGGGATGGACATACCGCTGGTGTACCAGTTGTCTTGCCAAAGGCATCGCTGGGTAGCTAAGTATGGCAGGGATAAGCGCTGAAAGCATCTAAGTGCGAAGCCCCCCTCAAGATGAGATTTCCCATACGTAAGTAGTAAGACACCTCTAAGACTAAGAGGTAGATAGGCTAGGAGTGGAAGAGTCGTGAGACTTGGAGCGGACTAGTACTAATCAGTCGAGGACTTGACCAGAGCTTGAGCAATCTGGAGAGTGTAAGAAAGTTTTTTCAAGAGATTATATTTAGTTTTGAGTGTAAGAACTCAAACAAAAAAGTACGGTGGCAATAGCAAGAAGGAAACACCTGTAACCATGTCGAACACAGTAGTTAAGCTTCTTCACGCCGAGAGTAGTTGGTGGGAGACTGCCTGCGAGGGTAGGACGCTGCCGTGCTTTTTTAATATTCCGGCTTAGCTCAGTTGGTAGAGCGCTTGACTGTTAATCAAGATGTCGTCAGTTCGAGTCTGACAGCCGGAGCAAGGTAAAAGAAAGAGGACCTCGGGTCCTCTTTTTTATGTATTCTGTTTTATCTAATAATTGGTTGAATTTGTAATTCCTGAAACTTAGTAATTAAGTTACTTAAGCTGGGACTTAGTTTTTTTCCATGTTTGACTGCGATGAAATATTTTATTTCAATCAATTGTGGATCTAACGGTAAAAGGTTGATAGGTGTCTGTGCCATTCTTTTAATGATGCTGGCAGCAGAAATTGTTAGACCTAGTCCTTTGATAGCTAAATTAGTAGCCGTAATGATACTGTTACTCTCTAAAATAATGTTGGGCTTAATATGGAACTTTTGGAAAGCACCGTCTACTTGGTGTCTGATTGCTGAATTAGCAGAGCTGACGACAAAGGGTTCTTTCAATAGCTCTTTAATGTCATATTCTTCTGGGTCCAAAATGAATTTGCCCTTTTTAAAGTAAGGTGAAGCAGGGGGAATAATCACAAAGTATTTTTCACTGCCGTTAACATAGAAATCTAGCCCATGATTAAGTGATTCAGGTGTTTGACCGATGTAGCAGTCAATCTGTTCGTGTAATAATTGAGCCTCATTTTTTCGCGGAAATGATTCAAACAATTGAACCTTAATATTAGTATTATCGGTTAAAAAATTGGGCAACAACTCTGGCAGTAAAAAGGTTCCGAGACTTTCTAAGATACCAATTCGAATAATTTCTTTATCTGGGTGGACATAGGGCGTTAACTTTTGAGTTAAGTTTTGCTTGTTACTGATGGCTGTTTCTAAGTATTTGTAATAAATTAGGCCAGCTTCAGTTAAGGTAAAGGGAAGATTATTGCGATTGATGATTGTGGCTCCCAGTTGTTTCTCTATTCGCTTAATTAGTTGGGTTAAATAGGGCTGGGAAATATACAGTTCATGTGCAGCCCGGGTAAAATTACTTTCCTTGAGCAAAGCATCAAGATAGTGTAATAAAATTTCTGGATTCTTCATTAACTTTCTCCAATAACAAAATTGTTATGACTTACTTGTCATAAAAGTATTTTACGATTTAACTGAAGATTAGTAAACTTTAGTTATTGAATGTTGCAGAAAGGAAGCACAAATAATGAAACCAGGTACATATAATGTAAAAGCAAAGGGTCATGGCGCTAGCTTTATGCCAATGAAGGTGACACTTTCTGAAGATAAAATAACTGATATTACAATTGATTCCAGTGGTGAAACTAAGGGAGTTGCCGACAAAGTTTTTGAGCGGCTACCAAAGCAAATCATTGCCAACCAAACTTTAAATGTTGATGCTGTGAGTGGTGCAACGATCTCAAGTAATGGTGTGGTTACGGGAGTTGCTGAAGCGATAACTCAAGCCGGCGGCGATGCTCAAGAATGGGAGAACCGTGCTAAACCAAGCGTTAATGATGGTGAAGACAAAGAATTCACAACTGATGTTGTCGTAATTGGTGCTGGTGGTGCCGGCCTTGCTGCAGCTGCAAGAACAATTCAAAATGGCAAAAAAGTTATCGTTTTGGAAAAATATCCGCAAATCGGCGGTAACACAACTCGTGCTGGTGGTCCATTAAACGCGGCAGAACCTGACTGGCAAAAGCAATTTAAGGCACTTCCAGGTGAAAAAGAAAGCTTGATTAAGCTAGCAGAAATGCCAATTGATGAGATTGATCCCGAATATCAAGAAGACTTTAAGAAATTACAAAAGCAGATTAATGCTTATGTTGAATCTGATGGCGATTACTTGTTTGATTCAGTGTTATTACACGAAATTCAAACTTACTTAGGTGGTAAGCGGAAAGATTTAAATGGTAATGAAATCCACGGTAACTATGCCTTAGTAACTGAATTAGTTAACAATGTTTTGGATTCCGTTAAGTGGCTGACAGATTTAGGGGTTAAATTTGATCGCAGCGACGTTACTATGCCAGTTGGTGCTTTATGGCGCAGAGGTCATAAGCCAGTTGAGCCAATGGGCTATGCCTTTATCCACGTTTTAGGTGATTGGGCTAAAGAACACGGAGCAACGATTTTAACTGAGACTAGAGCCAAGCATTTAATTATTAATGATGGTCAAATTACGGGTGTAGTTGCGGAAGCTGGCAATGGCAGTAAAGTAACCATTCACGCGCAAAAAGTAATTTTAACTTCCGGTGGTTTTGGTGCGAATACGCCAATGGTTCAAAAGTACAACACTTATTGGAAGCATATTGATGACGATATTGCCACAACTAATTCACCAGCAATTACTGGTGACGGGATTGCACTTGGTCAAGAAGCCGGTGCCAAGTTGGTCGGCATGGGCTTTATCCAATTAATGCCTGTTTCTGATCCAAAAACTGGTGAATTGTTTACTGGTTTGCAGACACCGCCAGAGAACTTTATTATGGTTAATCAAAAGGGTGAACGTTTTGTTAACGAATTCGCTGAACGTGACACCTTGGCTCAAGCAGCCATTGCCAATGGCGGTCTGTTCTACCTGATTGCTGATGACAAGATTAAGTCTACAGCCTATAACACAACGCAAGAATCAATTGATGCACAGGTTGAAGCTGGCACTTTGCTCAAGGCCGATACACTTGAAGAATTAGCCGAAAAGGCCGGAATGGATCCAGATGTTTTAGTTGCAACAATTAAGAAATACAATTCTTACGTTGATGCAGGTAAAGATCCTGAATTTGGCAAGAGTGCATTCCACTTGAAATGTGAAGTTGCACCATTTTATGCAACACCACGTAAACCAGCCATTCACCATACAATGGGTGGCGTTAAGATTAATCCTAAGGCTCAAGTGCTTAATGAACAAGATCAAGTAATTGATGGCTTGTACGCTGCTGGTGAAGTAGCTGGCGGCTTGCATGCTGGTAACCGTTTAGGTGGTAACTCTTTGGCTGATATCTTTACATTCGGTCGAATTGCTGCCGATACTGCTTGCAGTGAATTAAAAGACACTGATACTGCAACTGGTGCATCTGCACATTAATTAATAAATAAAAAATAATAGCTAACCTTGATGGTTGGCTATTATTTTTTTGCTTATAAATAGTTGCGTTCTAACCCAACAAAAATAGTAACAATTAGTAAATCCGCACAACCGCCTAAGCTGTAGTTATGTTCTAGACAGTCTTGTGCTAGCTCAGTTAACTTTTGCTGGCCAGCTGGTGTAGCGTAGCCGCCCAAGTTTAAATACTCAGCAGCTTCTTGGTGCAGCCAATCAATTACCTGGGCATTGCCAGCGCGTTTAATTAGGTTGCTGTCGACAGTGACAGTTGCAATTTTCATTAACGTATCTAATAAGCGAGTTTGGACGGTTCCTGTACTATTTTTTAGAAAAGGAAGTGCAATCTTTTCGACAATTGGATAACCCTGTTCGGCTTCGGCGCGAGCGCCGCCGTAGCCGTATTTGGCGTACTCTTTTTCGCCGGCAGTTTGCGGCAGAGAATTACGTCCTAAATCATGTTTGACTAAGCCGCGACACATTTTTTGAATAGTTAAAAACAGTTCTGTCTGTCTAGTTTGGCAGTAACTTTCGGCACAAGTAAAAATACCTAAGGCAAAGATTGCCCCCTTATGAGTGTTAACACTTTGAGTTGCCGTAAACATTACTTTCTCAGCGGCCAGTCCCTTTTGCCGAAGCGTGTAAAACATTTGTCTTAAGTCTGTTTCCTTAAAATTTTGACCAAGTTCGACCGCGTCAGTTAAGTATTGTGTCAGGCTGAGACTGCTGTCAATGAAAGTATAGATGTTCATATCAGGGTGGGGGCCGGAACTAGCGGGATCAACTAATCCGGGTTTAGGTTCTGTAGTAACTTCATATAAAAGCGCGCGCAGTGCGTTTTGCGTAATTGAATTTATCATAGATTAATATCTTGCTTATTAAATTGTGTTCTAAAATTCGTACATCTGTAGTAACATAGGCTGTTACGGTAATTATAATTTTTTATCAATTATCAGGTAATTTGAGAATAACATAATTTAAAAGGTGGCTCAAGTTGCCAAAAATTATTAAAAACATCAAAAACTTAGCAAAATAAAGTTATTTGTTAAGAAATATTCGTGTCGTTTTAAAGGAGAAAGAAATGGTTTTAACATGGTGGTCGGCGCTGCTGGGATTGATCTTAGCAATTATTTTAATACTAAAAAAATTAAATCCCGTTTATTCGCTGATTTTGGGAGCAATCTTTGCTTGTCTGATAGGCGGGGCTAATTTAACACAAACGATTAATATTCTAGTTGCCGGCGGTCAAAGTGTGATCGGAACAATTCTGCGGGTTTTGGCTGCAGGGATGTTAGCTGGTGTAATGATGGAATCTGGTGCAGCCAATATAATTGCTAAGACAATTGTGAATAAGCTTGGCGATAAGTTGGCGATTTTTGCGCTAGCACTTGCAACAATGGTTATTACGGCTGTCGGGGTTTTTATTCCGGTGGCTGTTTTAATAGTTGCGCCAATTGCTTTGGAAGTAGGCAAGAGGATGCATATCTCTAAATTGGCGCTGTTAGTTGCATTATCTGGCGGTGGTAAGGCCGGAAACATTATTTCGCCCAATCCTAATACGATTGCGGCCGCAAAGGGCTTTAAAGTTGAATTAAGTCAATTAATGATTGCTGACTTTATTCCGGCAGTTGTTGCCCTCTTAGTTACGGTAATTGTTGCTAGTTTAATTAAAGGCAAGGGTGAATCCGTTAGTGATAAAGATTTAGAAGGTTTGGCTGCTGATAGTAATGATACAGCGTTGCCTTCTTTAGCTTCAGCGTTAGTCACCCCAATCTTGGCTATTTTGTTATTATTAATTAACCCAATAGGTTCAATCTGTAAGTTAACCTTTTTGACTAAAATAAACTTGGATGCAATGTATGTGCTGCCAATAGCCAGTATTATCGGTGCGCTTGCCATGAAGAAGGGCAAGAAGTTACGTGCCTATGCCCAAGCCGGAATTGGCCGAATGACCGATGTTGTGTTAATTTTAATTGGCGCAGGGGCAATTGGGGCTACGATAACTAATTCAACCTTACCGCAATTAATTATTACGTTAATTAAGTCTTCAGGTATTTCAGGCGTCTTTTTGGCACCAATTTCGGGTATCTTAATGGCAGCTGCGTCTGCATCGACGTCTACTGGAGTTATTTTGGCAACCGGATCATTTACGAAGGCGATTTTGGGCTTTGGGATTTCACCATTAGCTGGTGCCGCAATGGTTCATACAGGTGCAATTGTGATCGATCACTTGCCACAGGGTAATTATTTCCACGTCACTGCTAATGCAATGAACATGAATATTAAGGAACGTTCTAAGGCAATTGGTTATGAAACAATTGTTGGATTAAGTGCGACAATTGTTGCGACGATGATGTATGGTTTTATGCATTTAATGTAGTATTCAGAAAGGAATCTGATTGTGAAAATTGTAATTGCACCAGACTCATTTAAAGGGAGCTTAACGGCTAAGGAAGCTGCTCATGCAATTAAGCAGGGGATGCAGCCGATCTTGCCGGAAGCTGAATATACACTAGTACCGATGGCTGACGGCGGCGAGGGGACAGTAAGTGCCCTGACAGCGGCAACTGACGGCAAATTCATTCAAGAGCAAGTAACGGGGCCACTAGGACAAGAAGTCACGGCGACTTACGGCATTTTAGGAACTTCCAATACTGCTGTAATTGAAATGGCAGCTGCCAGTGGACTGCAATATGTGACAGAAGAGACGCATAATCCTCTGATTGCCACGACTTTTGGTACGGGACAGTTGATTATTAGTGCTCTTAATCAAGGCGCCAACCAAATTATTTTAGGCATTGGCGGTTCGGCAACTAATGATGGCGGTGCCGGAATGGCTCAAGCCCTCGGTTACCAACTGCTTGATAGTCAAGATTGTGAGCTTAGTTTTGGCGGCGGTCAGCTTGATAAGCTGGTTAAAATTGATACCAGTAAGGTTGATCCCAGACTCAAACAGGTAAAAATTCTAATTGCTTCAGATGTGACTAACCCGTTGGTGGGTCCAGATGGTGCCAGCCATATTTTTGGCCCGCAAAAAGGAGCGACTCCAGAGATGGTAGCTCAGTTGGACCGTAACCTTGACCACTATGCAGACGTAATTCAGCAAGACCTAGGCGTAGCAGTTAAGGATCTAGCCGGTGCTGGTGCTGCGGGCGGCTTAGGTGCCGGGCTAATTGCCTTTACCAATTCGACAATGGCTAAGGGGAGTGACATTGTCATTCAGTTTAGTGGCTTGAAAGAAAAGCTCCAGCAAGCCGATATCGTAATTACCGGTGAAGGTGGGATTGACTATCAGACACAGTTTGGTAAAACACCTTATGGTGTTGCCCTTGCTGCTAAAGAAGTTGCACCTACTGCCTTGGTCTTGGCACTTGCCGGTAATATTGGTGAGGATGTGAGTGCCTTGTACAAAAATGGCATAATTGACGCGATTTTCGCAACACCGATTGGGGCTGAGGCACTGCCAGAGGCAATTGCCAATGCCGAGCATGATGTGGCGATTACCGCTGAAAACGTTGCACGTTTAATTAAGGTCTTGCGTAAATAAAAGAATAAACAAAAAAAGCAGGTGTCTTTTAAGGACATCTGCTTTTTTATTGGGGTGGTAATTGATTAGTCTTCGTATGTACCAACTTGGTTCAACTTAGCCAAAACGCTCTTACCGTGAGGTGATTGTGCAATCCCTTCGTCTAAAGCTTGACCAGCTGAAAAGCCGTGGTGTTCGCCGTTAGTCCAGTGTGAATTACCGGTTACATCGTAAACCTTACCGTCAATAGCAACGTAAGCTGGGTTGCCGTTTTTACCATCGTATTTTGCTAAAGTATCTTTTGTGAACTTCTCCATTGAAGAACACTCCTTCCATATCAATAATTATACCTTACTTTTAGTAACTACTATTATAATAATCCACCAAAATAAATAAGTCTATTTATATGCTTGCATATTCTTTTACTTGTTGCGCCAGCCGGCAATATCCCATGGGGTAAAAGTGTAATCCAACTTACGCTGATAAGCGTTTTCGTAGGCGGCAATTTTTTGTTGATAATCCTGTTTTAGCATGCGTTTGGAGTCAATGTTGGCACTAACGCTGGTATCAGGATAAATTGGGGGCAGCACGTGGACAATGTACTTAGTTTGCTCAAAATGAGGGTGGTCTTTTTCCAACTTTGGGAGAGTTTGAATCTCAATAAAGGTTGAAATAATCGGCACATTTTGCTTGGCAGCGAAGTAGTAGGCACCACGCTGCAAAGTCCGCGGTTTGCGGTAATTCCACCACATTTCCTGTTCAGGATAAATTAACACCCAATCATCTTGTGCTAGTGCATGATGTAAATGCTTGGGGAAGTCATCGCTGATGTAGCTGGTACTTTGAACCAGCGGAATAGTCCCGACGTAGTTCATCAAGTAGCTTAGAATGCCGGGTAACTTTAAGTTGGTATCCTCAATTGCAATCGTTAAGTGGTGGTGGGTTTTATTCGCCAGGCGCTTAATTGGCAGTGAGTCAATTTGGTTGAAGTGGTTGGTTGTAATAATCGCTCCGCCGCGTGGCAAGTCACTTAAGTTATCAAGCCCCGTAAATGTGGTCGAAGCTGTTAAAACGCGTGCCAAGGTATTGAAAAAGGTGTGACCAACCTTATTATTCAGTTTGCCCTTTAAACTTTGTTGTTCCTGCCAAAATGCATTAACCAAATCTTTTCGTTCTTGCAATGACAGAACGGGGTCGCCAACCTCAACTTTAGCGTTCAAATCACCAGTTTCAGTTGCCCGCTTGATATTTGCAATTACACGTTCGCGATCGTCTCCGATAATCATAAAGTAACCGGTCCTTGTTTCTTAATTTGGGCCCAGTTTTGTGGGTCCTTAATGGTTTTATCTTCCTTAGAGAGCATAAAGTTCAGTTTATTGCGGTCTTGTTCACGCTCTTGATCGGTGTAATTATCAAGGCCCGCTTTAAGTTCATCATAAAACTTAGTCTCTTTGGCATTATCCCAGAAATATTGCGCATATTGAACATCAGCGAAATGCCACGGCTTAAAGAATAAGTTATAGTGAATGATCCCTGGTTGCGCGATTGCTTCTGTGTTCTCATTAGGCATTGCGTCCCATTTAGGATCAA contains these protein-coding regions:
- a CDS encoding LysR family transcriptional regulator is translated as MKNPEILLHYLDALLKESNFTRAAHELYISQPYLTQLIKRIEKQLGATIINRNNLPFTLTEAGLIYYKYLETAISNKQNLTQKLTPYVHPDKEIIRIGILESLGTFLLPELLPNFLTDNTNIKVQLFESFPRKNEAQLLHEQIDCYIGQTPESLNHGLDFYVNGSEKYFVIIPPASPYFKKGKFILDPEEYDIKELLKEPFVVSSANSAIRHQVDGAFQKFHIKPNIILESNSIITATNLAIKGLGLTISAASIIKRMAQTPINLLPLDPQLIEIKYFIAVKHGKKLSPSLSNLITKFQELQIQPIIR
- a CDS encoding flavocytochrome c — translated: MKPGTYNVKAKGHGASFMPMKVTLSEDKITDITIDSSGETKGVADKVFERLPKQIIANQTLNVDAVSGATISSNGVVTGVAEAITQAGGDAQEWENRAKPSVNDGEDKEFTTDVVVIGAGGAGLAAAARTIQNGKKVIVLEKYPQIGGNTTRAGGPLNAAEPDWQKQFKALPGEKESLIKLAEMPIDEIDPEYQEDFKKLQKQINAYVESDGDYLFDSVLLHEIQTYLGGKRKDLNGNEIHGNYALVTELVNNVLDSVKWLTDLGVKFDRSDVTMPVGALWRRGHKPVEPMGYAFIHVLGDWAKEHGATILTETRAKHLIINDGQITGVVAEAGNGSKVTIHAQKVILTSGGFGANTPMVQKYNTYWKHIDDDIATTNSPAITGDGIALGQEAGAKLVGMGFIQLMPVSDPKTGELFTGLQTPPENFIMVNQKGERFVNEFAERDTLAQAAIANGGLFYLIADDKIKSTAYNTTQESIDAQVEAGTLLKADTLEELAEKAGMDPDVLVATIKKYNSYVDAGKDPEFGKSAFHLKCEVAPFYATPRKPAIHHTMGGVKINPKAQVLNEQDQVIDGLYAAGEVAGGLHAGNRLGGNSLADIFTFGRIAADTACSELKDTDTATGASAH
- the citG gene encoding triphosphoribosyl-dephospho-CoA synthase CitG, which translates into the protein MINSITQNALRALLYEVTTEPKPGLVDPASSGPHPDMNIYTFIDSSLSLTQYLTDAVELGQNFKETDLRQMFYTLRQKGLAAEKVMFTATQSVNTHKGAIFALGIFTCAESYCQTRQTELFLTIQKMCRGLVKHDLGRNSLPQTAGEKEYAKYGYGGARAEAEQGYPIVEKIALPFLKNSTGTVQTRLLDTLMKIATVTVDSNLIKRAGNAQVIDWLHQEAAEYLNLGGYATPAGQQKLTELAQDCLEHNYSLGGCADLLIVTIFVGLERNYL
- a CDS encoding GntP family permease produces the protein MVLTWWSALLGLILAIILILKKLNPVYSLILGAIFACLIGGANLTQTINILVAGGQSVIGTILRVLAAGMLAGVMMESGAANIIAKTIVNKLGDKLAIFALALATMVITAVGVFIPVAVLIVAPIALEVGKRMHISKLALLVALSGGGKAGNIISPNPNTIAAAKGFKVELSQLMIADFIPAVVALLVTVIVASLIKGKGESVSDKDLEGLAADSNDTALPSLASALVTPILAILLLLINPIGSICKLTFLTKINLDAMYVLPIASIIGALAMKKGKKLRAYAQAGIGRMTDVVLILIGAGAIGATITNSTLPQLIITLIKSSGISGVFLAPISGILMAAASASTSTGVILATGSFTKAILGFGISPLAGAAMVHTGAIVIDHLPQGNYFHVTANAMNMNIKERSKAIGYETIVGLSATIVATMMYGFMHLM
- a CDS encoding glycerate kinase, giving the protein MKIVIAPDSFKGSLTAKEAAHAIKQGMQPILPEAEYTLVPMADGGEGTVSALTAATDGKFIQEQVTGPLGQEVTATYGILGTSNTAVIEMAAASGLQYVTEETHNPLIATTFGTGQLIISALNQGANQIILGIGGSATNDGGAGMAQALGYQLLDSQDCELSFGGGQLDKLVKIDTSKVDPRLKQVKILIASDVTNPLVGPDGASHIFGPQKGATPEMVAQLDRNLDHYADVIQQDLGVAVKDLAGAGAAGGLGAGLIAFTNSTMAKGSDIVIQFSGLKEKLQQADIVITGEGGIDYQTQFGKTPYGVALAAKEVAPTALVLALAGNIGEDVSALYKNGIIDAIFATPIGAEALPEAIANAEHDVAITAENVARLIKVLRK
- a CDS encoding cytochrome b5 domain-containing protein; this translates as MEKFTKDTLAKYDGKNGNPAYVAIDGKVYDVTGNSHWTNGEHHGFSAGQALDEGIAQSPHGKSVLAKLNQVGTYED
- a CDS encoding lysophospholipid acyltransferase family protein, coding for MIIGDDRERVIANIKRATETGDLNAKVEVGDPVLSLQERKDLVNAFWQEQQSLKGKLNNKVGHTFFNTLARVLTASTTFTGLDNLSDLPRGGAIITTNHFNQIDSLPIKRLANKTHHHLTIAIEDTNLKLPGILSYLMNYVGTIPLVQSTSYISDDFPKHLHHALAQDDWVLIYPEQEMWWNYRKPRTLQRGAYYFAAKQNVPIISTFIEIQTLPKLEKDHPHFEQTKYIVHVLPPIYPDTSVSANIDSKRMLKQDYQQKIAAYENAYQRKLDYTFTPWDIAGWRNK